In Methanolacinia paynteri, the DNA window AGGGAGCTATTAAAAAAACCTTTGGTCCACTTATCGCTGACAAAGAGCTTCAAAAACGAACCTTCAATGATGGAAGTAAGGATCTAAATGGGCACTATCGACATTGGTGGGATTGGGAATATCACTTCCCTCAATGGACAGAGTTCGGAAGATATGATGTTAAACTCATCCTGACTAATAAAAAGGACAAAAAATCAAGTGAAATTACAATTCCTGTAACATTTTCCGAAACTGATTACCCTAAACATGGAATTGACATAGATCCGATGTGTTGAAATTAAATTCCTTTTTTCTCTTCCTCTTTCATTATAAACGAAATAACCTTCTCAAGAGCAGTGACAAACTCCTTCTCATCCGTCAGGTACTGCTCAAACGCCTTATAGAGCATATACAGGATCTCAAGGCCGTAAAGATCAAGAGCCTCTTCAGCAGTAAGTTCGTTCTCATATGAATCCGTCAGGGGGCCTATTGTCGAATACATTATCTCAATGAACTTCCCGTCCTCGCTCAGGGCACAGAACTGGCTGTTGACAGGTTTGCTCATATCGTCCGGGCGGTAAGGCATGGGATCGGTCTTCCCAAGGACAAACATCTTCCTGTCATGGAAGCGTGTCTCGACCATCTGGCCAGATGCATCGGATTTCGCACCGATCAGAAGTGTAACACCCAACTTTGATACGAGGGGTTTTGCCTTCTCCGCCAGTCTCCTGAGAAGAAGCGCCTCATTTTCCAGCACTTCTGAGGTCAGCTCCTCCTCCCTCTCTTTGGACTCCTCGATCTGTTTCAGCAGTTCGTCAAACCCTTCCTCTATTTTTCCCATGCCAGAAAATTGGATCTATAAAGCAAAAAAACGATCAGGTATAATTATTCACTCAATCCTCTCTCCGATGAGATAATGCCGCCTGTGGGAAACTATCCGGACCATGTAGCGGGCTCCGGCATCCAGCTCCTCTTCTATAACGATATTATTGTATGACTTATCCCTTGCAATGCAGCTTCCGGCCCTCTTCCTCTCTGTTACGATAACATCAAGATCCTTTCCGATAAACGACTCGTTTACCGAATCATAGAGCCTGTTCGCGGCAATCGTAAGTGTTCTGGAACGCTCCTTTTTTATCCAGTCGGGAATGTCCTTCAGTTTCGCCGCATCGGTCCCTTCTCTTGCCGAAAAGCGGGTGATATTCACCTTGGTTGGCCGGATCTCTTCAAAAAATGCAAGCGTTTTAAGGAAGTCATCTTCGGTCTCAGTAGGATAACCTACGATAAAGTCGGTCGATATTCTGATCACGGGATCCTTCTTCCTGAGTTCAGCTACCAGGTTCCTGAAATCCTGTACCCGGTATTCCCGGTTCATATCCGAAAGGACCTTATCAGATCCCGACTGCACCGGAAGATGGGCGAAGGAGAATATCTTTTCTCCCAAAAAAGCATCGGACAGCTCATCAGTCAGCGGGATAGCTGTAGAAGGATTCATCATCCCGACACGAACCATAAACTCTCCTTCCAATGAATTGATCCTGTCTAAAAGTTCCGGGAGGGAGGAGCCGGTATCCATCCCGTAAGCACTCAGGTCCTGCCCGGTGAGCTGGATCTCGACGGCACCGGCGGATACAAGCCTTTCAATCTCTTCGATTATCTTATCCTCCGGAAAACTCCGGAGATGGCCCCGGGCGCTTCTTGTGATACAATAGGCACACCTGCTTACGCATCCCCTGGCAGTCTGGACAATTCCTGTCGAACCGTCCACGAGGGCTCCGATCGTCTCCGGGCACCTGTTCAGATCCTCGGGAAGGATCAGCCTTGCATCGGGGCGGACACCATATATCAGATCCGGCTGGACTACCGCCATACACCCGGTGACATAGATCTCCTTGTCGGGAAACTCGGCGATCGCTCTCAGCATCGCCCTTTCGGTCTGAGCGACAACAGTACAGGTATTGATAATAACTGCTTCCGCCTCACCCGGCGGCACTATACTGCAACCCTGCTTTTCTGCAATGCGGACAATCTTTTCAGTATCGGCAAAATTGAACGTGCAGCCATATGTCTCAATATGAATTTTTTTGTCCTTCAGGGTGTGCATATCGCTTCTCTCTATTTATTAGCAGTTCCAAAATGAAAAACAAGACCGTATGGGTATACTGCCATAAAATTTAAATGCGGCCATATTTTAAATAGAATATATATTCCTATTGTGAAAATTAAATATAATCCCGCTTAAGAATCAGTTTAATCTAAGAATGATACCTAAAACGTGGGCGGAGATGGGTTGTCAAAAAGATTCAACGCAGAAATCGGGGGAGATTAATGGATATGCACCGTTGAACAGGGCGCTAAGATTAATTATAGATAATGCTTCGAATCCCGTGATAATAACGGATGAAAGGGGAAGGATAATATATAATAATCCTGCTGCACTGCAGTTCATATTCATGAACCCGCAATCAGCTGAACCTCACATCCACAATCTGAAATTTGCAGGCGACTATGGAGATATTCTGGCAGTTTACGATTACAATAAAGATGAAGGCTGCATCTGGACCGAGGATGTCGAACTCCTGAATACAAAAGGTGAAAAGAGAACCCTGAAGTTAAAAATAAGCGTATTCTTTGAAGATTCAGAGAGCCAGTACTGCTTCCATATGGTCGATCTGACAGACAAAATCCTCTCTGAAAAGGCCCTGAAAAAATCAGAGATGGACAAGACCTTAATCCTGAATTCGGTTCACGAAAATCTCGTGTATTACGATAAGAATTACAGGATTATATGGGCTAACCAGCAGCCTGCAGACTCTGTCGGCCTCACTCCGGCTGAAATGAAGGGCAGGTTCTGCTATGAACTATGGTACAACCGCGATTCGCCTTGTCCCGACTGTACAATTAAAAAGGCAATGGAATCGCACCAGCCCCTGATAGAAGAAAAGGTGAAACCCGACGGAAGAAACGTGAAGGTCGCCGCATACCCGGTATTCAGTGAAAAGGGAGGGTTAATCGGAGCAGTCGAGTCGGTGCTTGACATTTCACGCCGAAAGAAGGCTGAAATGGCTCTCGACGAGATCCTGAAAAAGTACAGGGAGCTCTTCACCACGATGACCAACGGATTCGTCCTTCACGAGATTATTACCGACGATTCGGGAAAGCCATATGATTTCAGGTTTTTGGACGTAAATCCGGCATTCGAAGAGATGACAGGCCTCTTCTCCTCGGAGATGGTTGGAAAGACAGTACTTGAACTCTTCCCCGATTACAGCAGGGAATGGATAGAAAGGTACGGGAGGGTGGCCCTTACAGGGGAGCCGGAAGAATTTTC includes these proteins:
- a CDS encoding PAS domain S-box protein — its product is MIPKTWAEMGCQKDSTQKSGEINGYAPLNRALRLIIDNASNPVIITDERGRIIYNNPAALQFIFMNPQSAEPHIHNLKFAGDYGDILAVYDYNKDEGCIWTEDVELLNTKGEKRTLKLKISVFFEDSESQYCFHMVDLTDKILSEKALKKSEMDKTLILNSVHENLVYYDKNYRIIWANQQPADSVGLTPAEMKGRFCYELWYNRDSPCPDCTIKKAMESHQPLIEEKVKPDGRNVKVAAYPVFSEKGGLIGAVESVLDISRRKKAEMALDEILKKYRELFTTMTNGFVLHEIITDDSGKPYDFRFLDVNPAFEEMTGLFSSEMVGKTVLELFPDYSREWIERYGRVALTGEPEEFSDYNPTFGKYYHIYSYSPKKGQFAAIFSDVTDLVALRKEHNQMMIQINRNFEQLAILNDEIRNPLQVIAGYALMDESNYSEKILSQIHTIDKLINELDKRWLESDKIREYLMKHHNLY
- a CDS encoding tRNA (N(6)-L-threonylcarbamoyladenosine(37)-C(2))-methylthiotransferase translates to MHTLKDKKIHIETYGCTFNFADTEKIVRIAEKQGCSIVPPGEAEAVIINTCTVVAQTERAMLRAIAEFPDKEIYVTGCMAVVQPDLIYGVRPDARLILPEDLNRCPETIGALVDGSTGIVQTARGCVSRCAYCITRSARGHLRSFPEDKIIEEIERLVSAGAVEIQLTGQDLSAYGMDTGSSLPELLDRINSLEGEFMVRVGMMNPSTAIPLTDELSDAFLGEKIFSFAHLPVQSGSDKVLSDMNREYRVQDFRNLVAELRKKDPVIRISTDFIVGYPTETEDDFLKTLAFFEEIRPTKVNITRFSAREGTDAAKLKDIPDWIKKERSRTLTIAANRLYDSVNESFIGKDLDVIVTERKRAGSCIARDKSYNNIVIEEELDAGARYMVRIVSHRRHYLIGERIE